TTCATCACCCTGCGAGGCTCTGAATTCAGCTTTTGCAGGCATTATTGAAGGAGGTCAGCGTTCAGAAAACAGGGGCATTTCATGATCGGCTGGCTTCGGGGTGAACGGATCCAGACCTGGGAGCAAGGAGGCCGCAGGGGCGTGGTCATCGCCTGTTCAGGAGTGGGGTATGAGGTTCAACTGACCCGACGCGATCAAGAGTCTCAAATCGAAGACAGCTGCACTCTCTGGATTCATCAGGTTCAGCGAGATGACGGTTCGACGCTCTATGGGTTTCCCCAGCAACGGGACCGCGATCTGTTTCGAACCCTGATCGCAGTCAATGGCGTAGGCCCCCAGATGGCTCTCTCGCTGCTCGATTGCTGCGCAGCTCCGGAACTAGTCATGGCAATCGTTGAAGGGGATCTGAAGCGCCTGACGCAGGCCCAGGGGGTCGGCAAGCGCACTGCTGAACGGATCGCAGTGGAACTTCGAGATCGCCTTGGCTCCTGGGCACCCGATTCAGATGAATCGTCACTATCCATCGTTGATCGCAGCGACGTCAAAGCGCTGCCAATTCAGCCCGATTCGCTGCGAGAGCTACAACTCACCCTTGAGACTCTTGGCTATGAGGACCTCGA
Above is a window of Synechococcus sp. BIOS-U3-1 DNA encoding:
- the ruvA gene encoding Holliday junction branch migration protein RuvA; this encodes MIGWLRGERIQTWEQGGRRGVVIACSGVGYEVQLTRRDQESQIEDSCTLWIHQVQRDDGSTLYGFPQQRDRDLFRTLIAVNGVGPQMALSLLDCCAAPELVMAIVEGDLKRLTQAQGVGKRTAERIAVELRDRLGSWAPDSDESSLSIVDRSDVKALPIQPDSLRELQLTLETLGYEDLEIRRAMRAVASSSEVPGDNDSEGWLRASLRWLSESA